A single Acidiferrobacteraceae bacterium DNA region contains:
- the dctP gene encoding TRAP transporter substrate-binding protein DctP, producing MERRRFMKALAAGGVGTALAACSKKEQAATGGPAVSGKTYNWKMVTTWPPNFPVFQEGVERFARDLATLSGGRLNIKVYAGGELVPPLQSFDAVSQGTVEMAHGAAYYWAGKIPAAQFFSAVPFGMNAQGMNAWFYSGGGIELWQEIYEPYGVVPLPFGNSGVQMGGWFRKKINSIADLKGLKMRIPGLGGKVMAKAGVDPVLLAGGEIYTALERGAIDATEWVGPYHDLRLGLYRAAKYYYYPGWHEPGTALELTINKKAWDGLPKDLQLMITTAAAAANIWMLSEFEAKNLSALQELQNKYHVKTYPFPDDVIRTLHKYSREVLKENAAKDPKFNRVYTAYEKFAANNSAWNEISEAAYARALKL from the coding sequence ATGGAGCGACGCAGATTCATGAAGGCCCTGGCCGCGGGCGGGGTGGGCACGGCGCTGGCCGCCTGCAGCAAGAAGGAACAGGCGGCAACCGGCGGTCCAGCCGTCAGCGGCAAGACCTACAACTGGAAAATGGTCACCACCTGGCCGCCGAACTTTCCAGTGTTCCAGGAGGGCGTGGAACGATTCGCCCGTGATCTCGCTACCCTCAGCGGCGGCCGGCTGAACATCAAGGTCTACGCCGGCGGCGAACTGGTGCCGCCGCTGCAGAGCTTCGATGCCGTGTCCCAGGGTACGGTGGAGATGGCCCACGGGGCCGCCTATTACTGGGCGGGCAAGATTCCGGCGGCGCAATTCTTCAGCGCCGTGCCCTTTGGCATGAACGCCCAGGGCATGAACGCCTGGTTCTACAGCGGCGGCGGTATCGAACTGTGGCAGGAAATCTACGAGCCCTACGGCGTGGTGCCATTGCCCTTCGGCAACAGCGGCGTGCAGATGGGTGGCTGGTTCCGCAAGAAGATCAACAGCATCGCCGATCTCAAGGGCCTGAAGATGCGCATCCCCGGGCTGGGCGGCAAGGTCATGGCCAAGGCCGGCGTGGACCCGGTGCTGCTGGCCGGTGGCGAGATCTATACCGCCCTCGAACGCGGTGCCATCGATGCCACCGAGTGGGTGGGGCCGTACCACGATCTGCGCCTGGGTCTGTACCGCGCCGCCAAGTACTACTACTACCCCGGCTGGCACGAGCCCGGCACCGCCCTGGAGCTGACCATCAACAAGAAGGCGTGGGACGGTCTACCCAAGGATCTGCAGCTCATGATTACGACCGCGGCGGCGGCGGCGAACATCTGGATGCTGTCGGAGTTCGAGGCCAAGAACCTGTCGGCCCTGCAGGAACTGCAGAACAAATACCACGTGAAGACCTATCCGTTCCCGGACGACGTGATCCGTACCCTGCACAAATACTCGCGCGAGGTGTTGAAGGAGAACGCGGCCAAGGACCCGAAGTTCAACAGGGTCTATACCGCCTACGAGAAGTTCGCCGCCAACAATTCGGCGTGGAACGAGATCTCGGAAGCGGCCTACGCGCGCGCACTGAAGCTGTAG
- a CDS encoding GFA family protein, whose product MQIEGSCHCGRVRYRAHTRTPYPYMRCYCSICRKTAGGGGYAINIMAEADSLQVEGMEHVSVYHALIEDESNPGERRQSPGRRHFCKHCGSALWVYDPRWEQWIYPFASSVDTPLPVPPEHTYMMLDFRAPWCELHPQANDEQFPRYPKEAIIDWHERLGLVDDD is encoded by the coding sequence ATGCAGATCGAGGGATCCTGTCACTGCGGCCGCGTGCGCTATCGCGCCCACACACGCACGCCGTATCCGTACATGCGCTGCTATTGCAGCATCTGCCGCAAGACCGCGGGCGGTGGCGGCTATGCCATCAACATCATGGCCGAGGCCGACTCGCTGCAGGTAGAGGGTATGGAACACGTCTCGGTGTACCACGCCCTGATCGAGGACGAATCGAACCCGGGGGAGCGTCGCCAGAGTCCGGGTAGACGGCACTTCTGCAAGCACTGCGGCAGCGCGCTGTGGGTCTACGATCCGCGATGGGAACAATGGATCTATCCCTTCGCCTCCTCGGTCGATACTCCCTTGCCGGTGCCGCCGGAGCACACCTACATGATGCTGGACTTCCGCGCGCCCTGGTGCGAGCTGCACCCGCAGGCGAACGACGAACAGTTCCCGCGCTACCCGAAGGAAGCCATCATCGACTGGCACGAGCGCCTCGGTCTCGTGGACGATGACTGA
- a CDS encoding TRAP transporter small permease subunit — MTHIPQQLTDLAERIERLNEWIGRLMAWMVVLMAAIVVYDVSMRSIFHIGSVALQELEWHLFALVFLLGAAYTYRHDGHVRVEIFYQHFSLRRRAWVNLAGNLLFLLPLCVLVIASSWPFVHNSFLFHESSPDPGGLPFRFLIKSAIPFGFFLLLLQGLADSVRQLNILFGPPETRD, encoded by the coding sequence ATGACACACATACCGCAACAACTCACGGACCTGGCCGAACGCATCGAGCGCCTGAACGAATGGATCGGACGGCTGATGGCGTGGATGGTCGTGTTGATGGCCGCTATCGTCGTATATGACGTCAGCATGCGCTCCATCTTCCACATCGGATCTGTCGCCCTGCAGGAACTGGAATGGCATTTGTTTGCCCTGGTGTTCCTGCTGGGTGCCGCCTACACCTATCGCCACGACGGCCACGTGCGCGTCGAGATCTTCTACCAGCACTTCTCACTGCGGCGCCGGGCCTGGGTGAATCTGGCCGGCAACCTCCTGTTCCTGTTGCCCCTGTGCGTGCTCGTAATCGCCAGTTCCTGGCCCTTTGTTCACAATTCGTTCCTGTTTCATGAGTCCTCGCCCGATCCGGGCGGGCTGCCCTTCCGCTTTCTCATCAAGTCGGCCATTCCATTCGGGTTCTTTCTGCTCTTGTTGCAGGGGCTGGCCGACAGCGTGCGCCAATTGAACATCCTGTTTGGTCCCCCGGAAACGCGGGACTGA
- the uvrD gene encoding DNA helicase II translates to MDVSPILDDLNEAQREAVGAPPGPVLVLAGAGSGKTRVLTRRVAWLVAVENLSPQSILAVTFTNKAAQEMRGRIESLLGYPVGGMWAGTFHGLSHRLLRAHWQDAGLPQTFQILDSEDQYRVIRRVLKALGLDEAYWPPRRAQWFINGHKEEGRRPTDLGQRDDPQERQLLAIYQHYEEACQRSGLVDFAELLLRAYELLRDNATLREHYQSRFRHVLVDEFQDTNTIQYAWLKLLAGGHRNLFVVGDDDQSIYGWRGARVENILRFEQDFPGTRVIRLEQNYRSTETILQAANAVISFNEGRLGKELWTEDREGEPIALYTAYNEIDEARFVVEQIEQWVDEGNPRREVAILYRSNAQSRIFEEMLLRADIPYRVYGGLRFFERQEIKDALAYLRLIANRDDDASFERIANVPTRGLGNKTLDAVRERARADRITLWRAAQLLIQENALPSRAGNALAGFLTLIEQLDRETASLTLGEQVDHMLQHSGLLDHYRKEKGEKAESRIENLDELVSAARGFEDEDEHELGPLANFLAHAALEAGEGQAEAWEDCVQLMSLHSAKGLEFPLVFLTGLEEGLFPHQRSLEESGRLEEERRLCYVGMTRAMRRLVVSHAEVRRLHGSERYAMPSRFLGEMPQELVQAVRATGSGPAMHAGLHESAPDPVDGSPYTLGQRVRHAKFGEGVVVHYEGHGQHARVQINFADCGSKWLVVAYAGLQTV, encoded by the coding sequence ATGGATGTTTCCCCCATACTCGACGACCTGAACGAGGCCCAGCGTGAAGCGGTTGGCGCCCCACCCGGACCGGTCCTGGTCCTGGCCGGTGCCGGCAGCGGCAAGACCCGCGTCCTGACCCGCCGCGTGGCTTGGCTGGTGGCAGTGGAAAACCTGTCTCCCCAGTCCATTCTCGCGGTTACGTTCACCAACAAGGCAGCCCAGGAAATGCGCGGGCGCATCGAGTCCCTGCTGGGCTATCCGGTCGGCGGCATGTGGGCGGGCACCTTCCATGGCCTGTCCCATCGGTTGTTGCGTGCCCACTGGCAGGATGCCGGTCTGCCCCAGACCTTCCAGATTCTCGACAGCGAAGACCAGTACCGCGTGATCCGGCGCGTGCTCAAGGCCCTGGGTCTGGATGAGGCCTACTGGCCGCCGCGGCGTGCCCAGTGGTTCATCAACGGCCACAAGGAAGAAGGGCGCCGGCCGACCGACCTGGGTCAGCGGGACGACCCGCAGGAACGGCAGCTGCTGGCCATCTACCAGCACTATGAAGAGGCCTGCCAGCGTTCCGGCCTGGTGGACTTCGCCGAGCTGCTTTTGCGCGCCTACGAATTGTTGCGCGATAACGCCACCCTGCGCGAGCACTACCAGAGCCGCTTCCGGCACGTGCTGGTGGACGAGTTTCAGGACACGAACACCATTCAATACGCCTGGCTGAAACTGCTGGCCGGTGGGCATCGCAACCTGTTCGTGGTTGGTGACGACGACCAGTCCATCTATGGCTGGCGCGGCGCGCGGGTGGAGAACATCCTGCGTTTCGAGCAGGATTTTCCGGGAACCCGGGTCATTCGCCTCGAGCAGAACTATCGCTCCACCGAAACCATCCTGCAGGCGGCGAACGCCGTCATCAGTTTCAACGAAGGCCGCCTGGGCAAAGAGCTGTGGACCGAGGATCGCGAGGGCGAGCCCATCGCCCTGTACACCGCCTACAACGAGATCGACGAGGCGCGCTTCGTCGTGGAACAAATCGAGCAGTGGGTCGACGAAGGCAACCCGCGGCGCGAGGTGGCCATCCTCTATCGTTCCAATGCCCAGTCGCGCATCTTCGAGGAGATGCTGCTGCGCGCCGACATCCCCTATCGCGTCTACGGCGGCTTGCGCTTCTTCGAACGCCAGGAGATCAAGGACGCGCTTGCCTATCTGCGCCTGATCGCCAATCGCGACGACGATGCCTCATTCGAGCGCATCGCCAACGTGCCCACCCGTGGACTGGGCAACAAGACCCTGGACGCGGTGCGCGAGCGCGCCCGCGCTGACCGCATCACGCTGTGGCGGGCGGCACAGCTGCTGATTCAGGAGAACGCCCTGCCTTCGCGCGCCGGCAATGCCCTGGCGGGTTTTCTCACCCTGATCGAACAACTCGATCGCGAGACCGCATCGCTCACCCTGGGCGAGCAGGTGGACCACATGCTGCAGCACAGTGGTCTGTTGGACCACTACCGCAAGGAGAAGGGAGAGAAGGCCGAGTCGCGCATCGAGAACCTGGACGAACTGGTGTCGGCGGCCCGTGGTTTCGAGGACGAGGACGAACATGAACTCGGACCCCTGGCGAATTTCCTCGCCCACGCGGCACTGGAGGCGGGCGAGGGTCAGGCCGAGGCGTGGGAGGACTGCGTGCAGCTGATGAGCCTGCACTCCGCCAAGGGCCTGGAGTTCCCGCTGGTGTTTCTGACCGGCCTGGAGGAAGGCCTGTTTCCCCACCAGCGCTCGCTGGAGGAAAGCGGTCGCCTGGAGGAGGAACGGCGCCTGTGCTACGTGGGCATGACCCGGGCCATGCGGCGTCTGGTGGTGAGCCACGCCGAGGTGCGGCGCCTGCACGGCAGCGAGCGCTATGCCATGCCCTCGCGCTTCCTGGGCGAGATGCCCCAGGAACTGGTGCAGGCGGTTCGGGCCACCGGATCCGGTCCGGCCATGCACGCGGGTCTACACGAGTCCGCGCCGGACCCGGTGGACGGCTCCCCCTACACCCTGGGCCAGCGGGTGCGTCACGCCAAGTTCGGGGAAGGGGTCGTGGTGCACTACGAGGGCCATGGGCAGCATGCCCGGGTACAGATCAATTTCGCCGACTGCGGCAGCAAATGGCTGGTGGTGGCCTACGCCGGCCTGCAGACCGTCTAG
- a CDS encoding TRAP transporter large permease subunit, with protein MEFLPLLMFAVLVVLLMLGFPVAFTLGAVALLFGLPALGTGFFDLLPLRIWGIMTNFTLLAVPLFVFMGVILEKSGLAEDLLETMALLFGRVRGGLTISIVVVGALLAATTGVVGATVVTMSVIALPSMLKHGYRADLASGTIAASGTLGQLIPPSIVLVLLGDVVGVPVGRLFAGAVVPGMLLVVGFIVLIAVYAAMRPEAAPIPDVNRMRGDSERHLALRVLISLLPPLVLIIAVLGTIFFGFASPTESAAFGALGGVLLALGHRRMNLTVLREAALSTTRLTSMVFIILVGATAFGLVFRGLHGDVVVEDIMTSLPGGEWGFLVVSMLIIFVLGFFLDFLEICFIVVPIFHPIASKLGIDLLWYAILIAVNLQTSFLTPPFGFSLFYLKAAAPKEVRIHQIYRGVVPFIGVQVAVLALVVLFPKIVLWLPDLMDKLSGY; from the coding sequence ATGGAATTTCTGCCGCTGTTGATGTTCGCCGTGCTGGTGGTCCTGCTCATGCTGGGCTTTCCGGTGGCGTTCACCCTCGGCGCGGTTGCCCTGCTCTTTGGTCTGCCGGCCCTGGGTACGGGATTCTTTGACCTGTTGCCCCTGCGCATCTGGGGCATCATGACCAACTTCACCCTGCTGGCCGTACCCCTGTTCGTATTCATGGGGGTGATTCTGGAGAAATCGGGACTGGCGGAAGACCTGCTGGAAACCATGGCGCTGCTATTCGGGCGCGTCCGTGGCGGCCTGACCATTTCCATTGTTGTCGTTGGTGCGCTTCTGGCGGCCACCACCGGTGTGGTCGGCGCGACCGTGGTGACCATGAGCGTGATTGCCCTGCCGTCCATGCTCAAGCACGGCTATCGCGCGGACCTGGCCTCGGGCACGATTGCTGCCTCCGGAACCCTGGGCCAGCTGATCCCGCCCAGCATCGTGCTGGTTCTTCTGGGGGACGTGGTGGGCGTGCCCGTGGGGAGGCTTTTTGCCGGCGCGGTAGTGCCGGGCATGCTGCTGGTGGTCGGCTTCATCGTGCTGATAGCCGTATACGCGGCAATGCGCCCCGAGGCTGCGCCCATTCCCGATGTGAACCGCATGCGCGGCGACAGTGAGCGGCATCTGGCCCTGCGCGTGCTCATCAGCCTGTTGCCGCCCCTGGTCCTGATCATCGCCGTGCTCGGCACCATCTTTTTCGGGTTCGCCTCGCCCACGGAGTCGGCGGCCTTCGGTGCTCTCGGCGGAGTGCTGCTCGCCCTGGGGCATCGACGCATGAATCTGACGGTCCTGCGGGAGGCGGCACTGTCCACCACCCGTCTGACCAGCATGGTGTTCATCATCCTGGTGGGCGCGACCGCCTTCGGGCTGGTGTTCCGTGGTCTGCACGGGGACGTGGTCGTGGAAGACATCATGACCTCCCTGCCCGGTGGCGAGTGGGGCTTCCTGGTCGTCAGCATGCTGATCATCTTCGTGCTCGGATTCTTTCTCGACTTCCTCGAGATCTGTTTCATCGTGGTTCCGATCTTTCATCCCATTGCGTCCAAGCTGGGTATCGACCTGTTGTGGTACGCGATCCTGATCGCGGTCAATCTCCAGACTTCCTTCCTGACACCGCCATTCGGCTTTTCCCTGTTCTACCTCAAGGCCGCGGCACCAAAGGAAGTGCGCATCCACCAGATCTACCGCGGCGTGGTCCCCTTCATCGGTGTGCAGGTGGCGGTGCTGGCATTGGTGGTGCTGTTCCCGAAGATTGTCCTGTGGTTGCCGGACCTGATGGACAAGCTGAGCGGCTACTGA
- a CDS encoding DUF924 domain-containing protein, with protein MTEPDPRAVLDYWFGDALVARPEELGAHFKRWFRSGNALDGEIRERFGSWVERAATGGLDDWRAQPGPMLALILLLDQFPRNIWRGDARAFAHDALALRHSDELLASGRDRELHFLQRGFSYMPHQHIEDLAAQDAGVAAYQRLVADTDEAYRPTAEGFLNSAREHREIIRRFGRFPHRNAALGRASTEEEAGYLREGGKRFGQ; from the coding sequence ATGACTGAGCCCGATCCGCGGGCGGTGCTGGACTACTGGTTCGGTGATGCGCTGGTGGCGCGTCCGGAAGAACTCGGCGCGCATTTCAAACGATGGTTCAGGTCCGGCAATGCCCTGGACGGCGAAATCCGCGAACGCTTCGGGTCCTGGGTCGAACGGGCCGCCACCGGCGGGCTTGATGACTGGCGCGCCCAACCCGGGCCCATGCTGGCCCTGATCCTTTTGCTGGATCAGTTTCCGCGCAACATCTGGCGGGGCGATGCGCGCGCCTTCGCCCACGATGCCCTGGCCTTGCGCCATTCCGATGAGCTGCTTGCCAGCGGCCGGGATCGGGAACTCCATTTTCTCCAGCGCGGATTTTCCTACATGCCCCACCAGCACATCGAGGACCTGGCGGCGCAGGACGCCGGGGTTGCCGCTTACCAACGACTGGTCGCCGATACCGACGAGGCCTACCGGCCGACGGCCGAGGGTTTTCTCAATTCCGCGCGGGAACACCGGGAGATCATCCGCCGTTTCGGCCGCTTCCCCCATCGCAACGCGGCCCTGGGCCGGGCCAGTACCGAAGAAGAGGCGGGCTACCTGCGGGAAGGCGGCAAGCGATTCGGACAGTAG
- a CDS encoding GGDEF domain-containing protein: MNAKANLRIAVASFLVSAVVLAAVALTGLATLSVLAVLVAAVVIAGLTTMVLSLVGTEGAQAPAPVAPAAPDFSTTDPLTRTINRRGVNIAIMEAMALGERYGNPLSVTKIDLDGLKQVNDQFGKEVGDRVLAGVAAVITDALRMPDKVGRYDDDEFIVVMPQTRRDDAERIAGRLCSLIAEQEFDVDGSNTRITASVGVTQYHQDEDIEALLTRVQQGVDASRDAGRNRATAV, from the coding sequence ATGAACGCCAAAGCCAATCTACGAATTGCCGTCGCCAGTTTCCTCGTCAGCGCCGTGGTCCTCGCTGCCGTAGCGCTCACCGGCCTGGCGACGCTCAGCGTCCTCGCCGTACTTGTGGCGGCGGTCGTCATCGCCGGCCTGACTACCATGGTGCTCTCGTTGGTGGGAACGGAAGGTGCGCAGGCCCCCGCACCGGTTGCACCCGCAGCGCCGGATTTCAGCACCACCGATCCCCTGACCCGAACCATCAACCGCCGCGGCGTGAACATCGCCATCATGGAGGCCATGGCCCTGGGCGAGCGCTACGGCAACCCCCTGTCGGTGACCAAGATTGATCTCGACGGGCTGAAACAGGTGAACGATCAGTTCGGCAAGGAGGTGGGTGACCGCGTGCTTGCCGGCGTGGCGGCCGTGATTACCGATGCCCTGCGCATGCCGGACAAGGTTGGACGCTACGATGATGATGAGTTCATTGTGGTGATGCCCCAGACCCGGCGCGACGATGCCGAGCGCATCGCCGGTCGCCTCTGCAGTCTGATCGCCGAACAGGAATTCGATGTCGACGGTTCCAACACCCGTATCACCGCCAGCGTGGGCGTTACCCAGTACCACCAGGACGAGGACATCGAGGCCTTGCTCACCCGCGTGCAACAGGGGGTCGACGCGTCCCGCGACGCCGGTCGCAATCGCGCAACCGCCGTGTAG
- the dctP gene encoding TRAP transporter substrate-binding protein DctP, with protein sequence MKRRQFLQGAALGGATALGAPAVHAEKRFQWKMVTSWPPNFPIFQDGAERFARELDTMSGGRLHIEVYPGGALVPPLQVFDAVSQGTVQMGHSASYYWAGKVPAAQFFTTVPFGMNAQGMNAWMYQGGGLELWREVYKPFDVHPIAMGNTGVQMGGWFRKEINHIADLKGLKMRIPGLGGKVMARAGADPVLMAGGEIYTALERGTLDATEWAGPFHDMRLGLQRAAKYYYYPGWHEAGPVLELSINRRAWQSLPNDLQRMVETAAASANLWMLCEFEARNLAALRELQSHYKVKILAFPDEVIHALHGYTRQVLHDEAAADKTFARVHREYEKFRKVNDAWRAVSEAAYARAREL encoded by the coding sequence ATGAAGCGCCGGCAATTCCTCCAGGGCGCCGCCCTGGGCGGGGCCACCGCCCTGGGCGCACCCGCCGTGCACGCGGAAAAGCGTTTTCAGTGGAAGATGGTGACCTCATGGCCGCCCAATTTTCCCATCTTCCAGGATGGCGCCGAACGATTCGCGCGCGAACTCGACACCATGAGCGGAGGGCGCCTGCATATCGAGGTCTATCCCGGCGGCGCCCTTGTCCCTCCCTTGCAGGTGTTCGACGCCGTGTCCCAGGGCACGGTGCAGATGGGCCACAGTGCGTCGTACTACTGGGCGGGCAAGGTGCCGGCAGCGCAGTTCTTCACCACCGTTCCCTTCGGCATGAATGCCCAGGGTATGAATGCCTGGATGTATCAGGGTGGCGGCCTGGAACTATGGCGCGAGGTGTACAAACCATTTGATGTGCACCCCATCGCCATGGGCAATACCGGTGTGCAAATGGGTGGCTGGTTCCGCAAGGAGATCAATCACATCGCCGATCTCAAGGGCCTGAAGATGCGCATCCCCGGGCTGGGCGGCAAGGTCATGGCCCGGGCCGGGGCCGATCCGGTGCTCATGGCCGGCGGCGAAATCTATACCGCTCTGGAACGGGGTACCCTGGACGCCACCGAGTGGGCCGGGCCGTTCCACGACATGCGCCTGGGTCTGCAGCGCGCGGCCAAATACTACTACTATCCCGGCTGGCACGAGGCGGGTCCGGTGCTGGAACTGTCCATCAACCGCCGTGCCTGGCAGTCCCTGCCGAACGACCTGCAGCGCATGGTGGAAACGGCGGCGGCATCGGCGAACCTGTGGATGTTGTGCGAGTTCGAGGCCAGGAATCTGGCGGCGCTGCGCGAGCTGCAATCCCACTACAAGGTCAAGATTCTCGCCTTCCCCGATGAGGTGATCCATGCCCTGCACGGCTATACCCGGCAGGTGCTGCATGACGAGGCAGCGGCCGACAAGACCTTCGCCCGCGTCCATCGCGAGTACGAGAAGTTCCGCAAGGTGAATGACGCCTGGCGGGCCGTATCGGAAGCGGCGTACGCCCGCGCGCGCGAGCTCTGA
- a CDS encoding AEC family transporter, translating into MLHILLPMVALIATGAVWRSLRPGGLDADTLRRALTTLVWYALLPALVLDVLWPAALGRSTILIAAVAAGSVVLGMAGAALSCRLCGQTRGTTGAMILAAGFPNATYLGLPVLEQSLGAWARGVAIQFDLFACTPLLFTLGIALAQRFGQGGSGTSPVRGLLRVPPLWAAALALLLNLAQVPMPALVDHVLQLMSRAVVPLMLIAIGLALSWERGTWKRLSAVAPVLLLRLVAVPTVALGATALW; encoded by the coding sequence ATGCTTCATATCCTGTTACCCATGGTGGCCCTGATCGCCACCGGCGCCGTGTGGCGCTCCCTGCGTCCCGGGGGGCTGGATGCCGACACCCTGCGTCGCGCCCTGACGACCCTGGTGTGGTACGCCCTGCTGCCGGCACTGGTGCTGGACGTCCTTTGGCCGGCGGCCCTGGGCCGCAGCACGATACTGATCGCCGCCGTGGCGGCCGGATCCGTGGTCCTGGGGATGGCAGGCGCAGCCCTGTCCTGTCGGCTGTGCGGGCAAACTCGGGGGACCACGGGCGCCATGATTCTGGCCGCGGGATTTCCCAACGCCACCTATCTAGGCCTGCCGGTGCTGGAACAGTCGCTGGGCGCCTGGGCGCGGGGGGTCGCGATCCAGTTCGACCTGTTCGCCTGTACGCCGCTGCTGTTCACCCTGGGGATCGCGCTGGCCCAGCGCTTTGGCCAGGGCGGGAGCGGGACGTCGCCCGTGCGCGGGCTGTTGCGCGTGCCGCCCCTGTGGGCCGCCGCCCTGGCCCTGCTGCTGAATCTGGCCCAGGTGCCCATGCCGGCCCTGGTGGACCATGTGCTTCAGTTGATGTCGCGGGCGGTGGTGCCCCTGATGCTGATCGCGATCGGCCTGGCCTTGTCCTGGGAACGGGGTACCTGGAAACGCCTGAGTGCGGTAGCGCCGGTCCTGCTGTTGCGCCTGGTGGCCGTACCCACGGTGGCCCTGGGAGCGACCGCGCTCTGGTGA
- a CDS encoding DUF6122 family protein, with amino-acid sequence MLRPIVHILLHFLAPAAVARAVWPRQWRRAFLVMAATILVDLDHLFAHPIYDPNRCSIGFHPLHTDIAIAGYFLMTLFPVTRLIGVGLLLHMGLDAGDCIAMGVW; translated from the coding sequence GTGCTTCGCCCAATCGTCCATATCCTGTTGCACTTCCTCGCACCCGCTGCGGTGGCCCGTGCGGTTTGGCCAAGGCAGTGGCGCCGCGCCTTTCTGGTCATGGCCGCCACGATTCTGGTCGACCTGGATCACCTGTTCGCGCACCCGATCTACGACCCGAATCGTTGCAGCATCGGGTTTCATCCCCTGCACACGGATATCGCCATCGCGGGCTATTTCCTGATGACCCTGTTTCCCGTGACGCGACTGATCGGTGTCGGTCTGTTGTTGCACATGGGTCTGGACGCCGGTGATTGCATCGCCATGGGTGTCTGGTAA
- a CDS encoding cation diffusion facilitator family transporter produces the protein MAHDHSHAGHAHHHGAGAPQRVLWIALVLTLGFAAIEAIAGKLSGSLALLGDAGHMVSDAVALGLAAVAAWIARRPPSRVHSYGLGRTEVLAALANGVIMLLVVAGIVIEAIERFRTPQPVQGVTVAAVAFAGLVLNIAVALVLSRGDRNLNTRAALLHVMGDLLGSIAALVAGGVIALTGWTPIDPILSIFICVLIVVSSVRLVREALHVIMEGVPPHLDLAEVGRAMAEADPLVRSVHDLHIWTLSGGTIALSAHLVVSDLGAWDRLLQAQQHMLRDRFGIDHVTLQPESGVHVVRLVQEPSAKHGSGGN, from the coding sequence ATGGCACACGACCATTCCCACGCAGGTCATGCCCATCACCACGGTGCCGGTGCGCCGCAGCGGGTCCTGTGGATTGCCCTCGTCCTGACCCTCGGCTTCGCCGCCATCGAGGCGATTGCCGGCAAGCTGTCCGGCTCCCTCGCCCTTCTGGGTGATGCCGGACACATGGTGTCCGATGCCGTGGCCCTTGGCCTTGCCGCCGTCGCCGCATGGATTGCGAGGCGTCCGCCCAGCCGTGTCCATTCCTACGGCCTGGGCCGTACCGAGGTCCTCGCGGCCCTGGCCAATGGCGTGATCATGTTGTTGGTAGTCGCGGGAATCGTTATCGAGGCGATCGAGCGCTTCCGCACCCCGCAACCGGTTCAGGGCGTGACCGTGGCGGCAGTTGCCTTCGCCGGACTGGTTCTCAACATCGCTGTGGCACTGGTGCTCTCCAGGGGCGACAGGAACCTCAACACCCGCGCCGCGCTGCTGCACGTCATGGGAGACCTGCTTGGTTCCATTGCCGCCCTGGTGGCCGGCGGCGTGATCGCCCTGACCGGGTGGACCCCCATCGATCCGATCCTGTCGATCTTTATCTGTGTCCTGATTGTCGTTTCCAGCGTTCGCCTGGTGCGCGAGGCCCTGCACGTGATCATGGAAGGAGTGCCACCGCATCTGGACCTGGCCGAAGTCGGCCGGGCCATGGCCGAGGCCGATCCGTTGGTGCGCTCGGTACATGACCTGCACATCTGGACCCTTTCCGGAGGAACGATCGCGCTCTCGGCGCACCTGGTGGTGAGCGATCTGGGTGCCTGGGACCGCCTGCTGCAGGCGCAGCAGCACATGCTGCGCGATCGCTTCGGCATCGACCACGTCACACTGCAGCCCGAGAGCGGGGTCCACGTCGTGCGCCTGGTGCAGGAACCTTCAGCGAAGCACGGAAGCGGCGGGAACTAG